From a region of the Mucilaginibacter auburnensis genome:
- a CDS encoding TCR/Tet family MFS transporter has translation MELSKTQKKTGLGFIFATLLIDVTGLGIIIPVVPKLIAHLINGDLSHASAYAGWLTASYAIMQFACAPLIGNLSDRFGRRPVLLCSLVGFGIDYLFSAFAPTIAWLFVGRIVAGITGASFTTATAYIADVSEPEKRAQNFGMVGAAFGVGFIVGPVIGGILGKYDMHYPFIAAGILAFINAIYGYFTLPESLPVENRRPLDLKKINPFTSVFQLRKYDAVLGLAVVLFLVYFGAQAVQSVWTFYTMYQFKWNEDWVGYSLGFVGLMIGAVQGGLIRVILPKLGEERAIWIGLLLYATGLLLFAFATKGWMMFAILVPYCLGGIAGPALQGYMSNRVPANEQGNLQGGLTGLMSLSSIFGPLLMTEAFHVFTTPGNLHFPGAPFAIGSLVMLTGALLAIRSFKRNTKLT, from the coding sequence ATGGAATTATCTAAAACGCAGAAGAAAACCGGGTTAGGTTTTATTTTTGCCACGCTATTAATTGATGTTACAGGTTTGGGCATTATCATTCCGGTGGTGCCAAAATTGATAGCTCACCTAATTAATGGCGATCTGAGCCATGCCTCTGCCTACGCAGGCTGGCTAACGGCATCTTACGCCATAATGCAGTTTGCTTGCGCGCCGTTAATAGGTAATTTAAGCGACAGGTTTGGCCGCAGGCCGGTGCTGCTATGTTCGTTAGTTGGGTTTGGTATTGACTACCTCTTTTCGGCTTTTGCGCCAACTATTGCGTGGCTATTTGTAGGACGTATTGTGGCAGGTATTACCGGTGCAAGTTTTACAACCGCAACTGCCTACATTGCCGATGTTAGCGAACCAGAAAAACGCGCCCAAAACTTTGGCATGGTGGGCGCAGCGTTTGGCGTGGGGTTTATAGTAGGCCCTGTTATTGGTGGTATACTGGGTAAATATGACATGCATTATCCGTTTATCGCAGCTGGTATATTGGCATTTATAAATGCTATATATGGTTATTTTACGTTACCGGAATCTTTACCTGTAGAGAACCGCCGTCCGCTTGATCTGAAAAAGATAAATCCGTTTACCTCTGTTTTTCAATTGCGTAAATATGATGCTGTATTAGGATTAGCTGTTGTATTATTCCTGGTGTATTTTGGAGCACAGGCTGTTCAAAGCGTATGGACCTTTTATACCATGTACCAGTTTAAATGGAACGAAGACTGGGTGGGTTACTCGCTTGGTTTTGTGGGCCTAATGATCGGCGCCGTACAAGGCGGACTTATCAGAGTAATATTACCAAAGTTAGGCGAAGAGCGCGCTATATGGATCGGGCTATTGTTATATGCTACAGGATTGTTGCTATTCGCTTTCGCTACTAAGGGGTGGATGATGTTTGCCATTTTAGTGCCCTATTGTTTAGGTGGCATAGCCGGGCCTGCTTTACAAGGATACATGAGTAACCGCGTACCAGCCAATGAACAGGGCAACTTGCAAGGCGGCTTAACCGGTTTAATGAGCCTTAGCTCAATATTTGGACCGTTGTTAATGACAGAAGCCTTTCATGTTTTTACAACTCCCGGCAATTTACATTTCCCAGGGGCGCCGTTCGCCATCGGTTCTTTGGTAATGTTAACAGGCGCTCTTTTAGCAATAAGGAGTTTTAAAAGAAACACTAAGTTAACTTAA
- a CDS encoding regulatory protein RecX has product MDVPKKQKIIDEKLALEKAGHYCAYQERSQQEVRDKLYDWGLWPAAVENIIVKLIEEGFLNEERFAKAYATGKFRQKGWGKIKIKQGLKLKRVPDILIKKALNTIDADAYEVTLRTIIEKKAVLLKEKDGYKRRYKLQQYALSRGFEADLILDILKASEL; this is encoded by the coding sequence ATGGACGTTCCAAAAAAACAAAAAATTATAGATGAGAAGTTAGCGCTTGAAAAAGCGGGGCATTACTGCGCCTATCAAGAGCGCTCGCAACAGGAGGTTAGAGATAAATTATATGATTGGGGGCTCTGGCCGGCCGCAGTTGAAAACATTATTGTTAAACTGATAGAAGAAGGTTTTTTAAACGAAGAACGCTTTGCCAAAGCTTATGCAACCGGCAAATTCAGGCAGAAAGGCTGGGGTAAGATCAAAATTAAACAAGGTTTGAAGCTCAAAAGAGTACCTGATATTTTGATAAAAAAGGCGCTAAATACCATTGATGCCGATGCGTACGAAGTAACTTTAAGGACCATTATTGAAAAAAAAGCAGTTTTGCTCAAAGAAAAAGATGGCTATAAACGCCGTTACAAGCTGCAGCAATATGCTTTGAGCCGTGGTTTTGAGGCCGACTTGATTTTAGATATTTTGAAAGCCAGCGAGTTATGA
- a CDS encoding bifunctional UDP-N-acetylmuramoyl-tripeptide:D-alanyl-D-alanine ligase/alanine racemase, with product MLSNQYSIQQVKDIIKADGDIINDDAISILLTDSRRITNAADGLFFALSGRRNGHAFIAEAYAAGVRNFVVKQGPEIKLPSANFLIVPDVLTALQQLATYHRERFDLEVIGVTGSNGKTIVKEWLYQLFAIDKNVVRNPKSYNSQIGVPLSVWQITEKNDLGIFEAGISMPGEMGRLKEIIKPSIGVLTHLGPAHNEGFEDFKDKIREKLKLFVGCKLVIYNYDQVTPFKDEIVADKCFTWSRTFRQADLYVFSETVISKSYYLRAIYNEQEIECLVPFTDQASVENAVTCWATMLAMGCSAVEADKRIERLSAVSMRLELKTGTNDCSVIDDSYNSDIQSLEIALNFLNQQNQHKKRTLILSDIFQSGLPEDVLYAQVADLVKSKSIDRFIGVGEALMKRQEMIQLADKHFFADTNALLAQLQNLRFRDETILIKGSRSFEFERISRLLSQKNHETVMEINLNALLNNLNYYKAKLKPGVKVMAMVKAFSYGSGTFELANMLQYNKVDYLAVAYVDEGVSLRQTGITVPIVVMNTEYSAFEKMVEYKLQPVMYSFALLDEFVKYAQLNEVSSYPVHIKIDTGMHRLGFEDFEIDTLCDMLEINKYIRVTSVFSHLVASDAAEHDGFTSIQISRFEAAFKKIEEALGYTVIKHLCNTSGITRWPAAQYDMVRLGIGLYGVDAAISPTDNGLQPIASLKTSVSQVRKVIAGDTVGYSRKGMMADNGKIATVRIGYADGYLRAFGNGVGKMLVNGSLAPTIGNISMDMTMIDVTGIPVEEGDEVIIFNNVYRIEELATQIGTIPYEILTNISQRVKRVYFYE from the coding sequence ATGCTCAGCAATCAATACTCTATTCAGCAGGTTAAAGATATTATTAAAGCCGATGGCGACATTATCAACGATGATGCTATTAGCATATTACTTACAGATAGCCGCCGTATTACAAACGCAGCGGATGGCTTGTTCTTTGCGTTAAGCGGACGGCGCAATGGCCATGCTTTTATTGCTGAAGCATATGCTGCCGGTGTACGCAATTTTGTGGTTAAGCAGGGGCCGGAAATTAAATTGCCTTCGGCCAATTTTTTAATTGTTCCGGATGTTTTGACTGCCTTGCAGCAATTGGCTACCTATCATCGCGAAAGGTTTGATCTGGAGGTTATTGGCGTTACGGGCAGTAATGGTAAAACCATTGTTAAGGAGTGGCTCTACCAATTGTTCGCTATTGACAAAAATGTAGTGCGTAATCCAAAAAGCTATAATTCTCAGATAGGGGTACCGCTTTCTGTTTGGCAGATAACCGAAAAGAACGATCTGGGGATTTTTGAAGCAGGCATTTCTATGCCGGGAGAAATGGGCCGGCTTAAAGAAATTATTAAACCTTCAATTGGCGTACTTACGCACCTGGGTCCTGCGCATAACGAGGGTTTTGAAGACTTTAAAGACAAAATACGCGAGAAGCTAAAGCTGTTTGTGGGTTGCAAATTGGTTATTTACAACTATGACCAGGTAACGCCATTTAAGGATGAAATTGTGGCGGATAAATGCTTCACCTGGAGCCGTACCTTCCGCCAGGCCGACCTTTATGTATTTAGCGAGACGGTTATTTCCAAGAGTTATTATCTGCGCGCTATATATAATGAGCAGGAAATTGAGTGCCTGGTGCCTTTTACAGATCAGGCTTCTGTTGAGAATGCTGTAACTTGCTGGGCAACTATGCTGGCAATGGGATGTTCGGCAGTGGAGGCAGATAAGCGCATAGAACGGCTTAGTGCGGTTAGTATGCGTTTAGAACTTAAAACAGGTACTAATGACTGTTCTGTTATTGACGATAGCTACAACTCCGACATACAATCTTTAGAGATAGCGCTTAATTTTTTAAATCAGCAAAATCAGCACAAAAAACGAACACTAATCCTGTCTGACATTTTCCAATCAGGTTTGCCGGAGGATGTGTTATACGCTCAGGTGGCAGATCTGGTAAAGAGTAAAAGCATAGACAGATTTATAGGGGTAGGCGAAGCCTTGATGAAAAGGCAGGAAATGATACAGTTGGCGGACAAGCATTTCTTCGCCGATACCAACGCCCTGTTAGCTCAACTACAAAACCTCAGATTCAGGGACGAAACCATCCTGATCAAAGGCTCCCGCAGTTTTGAATTTGAGCGGATAAGCAGGTTGCTTTCTCAAAAAAATCATGAAACTGTGATGGAGATCAACCTCAATGCTTTGCTGAACAACCTCAACTATTATAAGGCTAAATTAAAGCCCGGCGTTAAAGTGATGGCAATGGTGAAGGCTTTCTCCTATGGCAGTGGCACTTTTGAACTGGCCAATATGCTGCAATATAACAAGGTTGATTATTTAGCCGTAGCCTATGTAGATGAAGGTGTTTCCTTACGGCAAACCGGTATAACAGTACCTATTGTGGTGATGAATACCGAGTATTCGGCTTTTGAAAAAATGGTAGAATACAAACTTCAACCAGTGATGTACAGCTTTGCCTTGCTTGACGAGTTTGTAAAATACGCGCAACTTAACGAAGTATCATCATATCCGGTTCATATTAAGATTGATACCGGTATGCATCGGCTGGGGTTTGAGGACTTTGAGATAGATACGCTATGCGATATGCTGGAGATCAACAAATACATTCGCGTAACATCTGTGTTTTCTCATTTGGTAGCAAGTGATGCTGCTGAACATGATGGTTTTACCAGTATACAGATAAGTCGTTTTGAAGCTGCTTTCAAAAAAATTGAGGAGGCTTTGGGCTACACCGTTATTAAACATTTGTGCAACACCTCCGGCATTACCCGCTGGCCAGCTGCACAATATGATATGGTGAGATTAGGTATTGGTCTCTATGGTGTTGATGCGGCTATTTCGCCTACCGATAATGGTTTACAACCCATAGCAAGTTTAAAAACAAGTGTATCGCAAGTGCGCAAAGTTATTGCCGGCGATACAGTTGGTTATTCGCGCAAAGGCATGATGGCCGACAACGGCAAAATTGCTACGGTGCGTATAGGCTACGCGGATGGATATTTGCGGGCGTTTGGCAATGGTGTTGGCAAAATGCTGGTAAACGGTAGCTTGGCACCAACCATTGGCAATATTTCAATGGACATGACCATGATTGACGTTACAGGTATTCCGGTAGAAGAAGGTGATGAGGTAATAATATTCAACAACGTTTATCGCATAGAAGAGCTCGCTACGCAGATTGGGACTATACCTTATGAAATTTTAACTAATATTTCACAAAGAGTAAAAAGGGTGTACTTTTACGAATAG
- a CDS encoding TCR/Tet family MFS transporter — MPELLTPDHDSTSNNKPKKRSAALGFIFITIFIDVLGLGIIVPVLPKLLETLGHIDVSTASKYSGWLNFVYASMQLLFASVIGSLSDKYGRRPVLLISLLGFSIDYLFMAFAPTIAWLFVGRFIAGVAGASNATATAYISDISTGDKRAANFGLVGAASGFGLIIGIGLGAYLGDLNLKFPFLAAAGFAFFNALYGFFVLPESLKPEHRRSFNWKRANPVGALVNIFKRHPELGGLISVLTLVYTAQKSVEYLLSFYLFEKFEWTIKSVGTLGIFIGVVLAAIQGGLIRYTIPKFGQQKNIIAGFIFYAIGLILIAFANKGWMMYVFMIPYCLGGIGGPALQAFATERVHKNEQGELQGAITIVQSLSVIIGPLLFGYTFYASTNNKDTWYFPGFSYAIGAGMVLIALFILIRIFKKYEGRKNSAVTPDHLPLPK, encoded by the coding sequence ATGCCCGAACTGCTAACGCCCGACCACGATTCAACATCCAATAACAAACCTAAAAAGCGGTCGGCTGCGCTTGGCTTTATTTTCATAACCATTTTTATTGATGTATTGGGTTTAGGCATTATTGTGCCTGTATTACCCAAGCTTTTAGAAACTCTTGGCCATATTGATGTGAGTACGGCATCAAAATACAGCGGCTGGCTCAACTTTGTTTATGCCAGCATGCAATTACTGTTTGCATCAGTTATTGGTAGTTTAAGCGATAAATACGGGCGCCGGCCGGTATTGCTTATCTCTTTACTGGGCTTTAGTATTGATTATTTATTTATGGCCTTCGCACCTACTATCGCCTGGCTGTTTGTAGGGCGTTTTATAGCGGGTGTGGCTGGTGCCAGCAACGCCACGGCTACAGCATACATTTCTGATATCAGTACAGGTGACAAACGCGCTGCCAACTTCGGATTAGTGGGAGCCGCTTCAGGCTTCGGACTAATTATCGGTATCGGGTTGGGTGCCTATCTGGGTGACCTTAATCTTAAATTTCCGTTCTTAGCGGCAGCCGGTTTTGCATTTTTTAATGCATTGTATGGCTTTTTTGTACTACCCGAATCATTAAAACCAGAACATCGCCGCAGCTTTAACTGGAAAAGGGCTAACCCTGTTGGCGCCTTAGTAAACATATTTAAACGCCACCCTGAACTTGGCGGATTGATTAGCGTACTAACGCTGGTTTACACGGCACAGAAGTCGGTTGAATACCTTTTGTCATTTTATTTGTTTGAAAAATTTGAGTGGACAATAAAAAGCGTTGGTACACTCGGCATTTTTATAGGTGTAGTGCTGGCAGCCATACAAGGTGGGTTAATAAGGTATACAATACCTAAATTCGGTCAGCAAAAAAACATTATAGCCGGATTTATTTTTTACGCTATCGGGCTGATACTTATAGCCTTTGCCAATAAAGGTTGGATGATGTATGTATTTATGATCCCCTATTGCCTTGGCGGTATAGGCGGCCCGGCACTACAGGCCTTCGCTACAGAGCGCGTTCACAAAAACGAGCAGGGTGAACTGCAGGGGGCCATTACTATTGTACAAAGTTTGAGTGTTATTATTGGTCCGCTATTGTTTGGTTATACATTTTATGCTTCTACCAACAATAAAGACACGTGGTATTTCCCTGGCTTCTCTTACGCTATAGGTGCAGGAATGGTGTTAATAGCCCTGTTTATTTTAATAAGAATATTTAAAAAGTACGAGGGGAGAAAAAACAGCGCGGTTACTCCAGACCACTTACCCCTCCCGAAATAA
- a CDS encoding RecQ family ATP-dependent DNA helicase produces the protein MNTIAFIDTEVAPKTKQVKDIGAIRNDGAKFHKNSGVELTDFLRGTQFICGHFITQHDLKYIGSFIEKAGISNNNIIDTLYLSPLLFPSRPYHALLKDDKLQTDELNNPLNDAIKAQDLFYDEVAIFKDLDEDIKRLLYLLVGDDDRFGGFFKYLDYQAEGDVATLIRKLFSNRICNNADVELFVQRTPIELAYCLSLINASEPASVTPGWVLAHFKEVERLMFLLRQKPCVTGCPYCDQALDAHRALDRYFGYRSFREYGGQPLQLNAVNAAINSKSFIAVFPTGGGKSITFQVPALLAGENAHALTVVISPLQSLMKDQVDNLEKNGITTAVTVNGLLDPIERSKAIERVADGSACMLYISPESLRSPTIYRLLLSRKIARFVIDEAHCFSSWGQDFRVDYLYIGEMIKLIRESKQLTYPIPVSCFTATAKPQVIEDICKYFEDKLDLSLDRFTSSASRTNLHYKVLAKGSDEEKYQATRELIEEQDRPAIVYVSRTKRAENLAKRLTADGLNARAFHGKLDAAEKVANQDAFLSGRVGIIVATSAFGMGVDKKDVGIVIHHDISDSLENYVQEAGRAGRDENIEADCYVLFNEEDLSKHFIMLSQTKISIKEIQQIWRTIKSLTRFRDKMSNSALEIARKAGWDDSVDNMETRVTTAIAALEDAGYLKRGQNQPRVFANSIQSKNAQEAIDKIMRSERFSEKQKGMAVRIIKKLFSSKSKRLSSDEAAESRVDYISDHLGMARDDVIRIVNLLREERILADGFDLTAFIKRGEAKTSSLKAVNSFGAIERCLLNFIDEYDRVFNLKELNESLEAAGCSDVSPNRIKTIINFWAIKNWIDRTNSNRSKDYFKAKAKQPADLTKERFENRHTLSVFIVEFLYKKANTIKTDEPTRKKY, from the coding sequence TTGAATACAATTGCCTTTATAGATACCGAAGTCGCACCTAAAACCAAGCAGGTTAAGGACATTGGGGCGATCCGAAACGATGGCGCAAAATTCCATAAAAATTCTGGTGTTGAGTTGACTGACTTTCTGAGAGGCACACAGTTCATTTGCGGGCATTTCATTACCCAGCACGATCTGAAGTATATCGGCAGTTTCATTGAAAAGGCTGGCATCAGCAATAACAATATTATTGATACCTTGTACTTGTCGCCATTACTATTTCCGTCCAGACCTTACCATGCGCTACTTAAAGATGACAAGTTACAAACCGACGAACTTAACAATCCACTGAATGACGCCATAAAGGCCCAAGACCTTTTTTACGATGAGGTAGCCATATTTAAGGATTTAGATGAAGATATAAAACGGCTGCTATACCTCCTTGTCGGCGACGATGATCGTTTTGGCGGATTTTTTAAATATCTCGACTACCAAGCAGAGGGTGACGTAGCAACGCTGATTCGAAAGCTATTTAGTAACCGCATTTGCAATAATGCTGATGTTGAACTATTTGTACAGCGTACGCCCATAGAGCTGGCTTATTGCCTATCATTAATCAATGCAAGCGAACCTGCTTCTGTAACTCCGGGTTGGGTATTGGCTCATTTTAAGGAAGTAGAGCGTTTAATGTTTTTATTGCGACAAAAACCCTGCGTTACAGGTTGCCCCTATTGTGACCAGGCGTTAGATGCACATCGTGCGTTAGACCGTTATTTTGGTTATCGTTCCTTTCGTGAATATGGCGGTCAGCCATTGCAATTAAACGCAGTCAACGCTGCTATCAACTCCAAATCTTTCATAGCAGTTTTCCCTACCGGTGGTGGCAAGTCCATTACTTTTCAAGTGCCGGCCTTGCTCGCTGGCGAAAATGCACACGCCCTTACTGTAGTGATATCGCCACTGCAATCACTTATGAAAGATCAGGTAGATAACTTGGAAAAGAACGGTATTACCACAGCAGTGACCGTCAACGGCCTGCTCGACCCGATCGAACGTAGCAAAGCTATCGAACGCGTAGCTGATGGTTCTGCCTGTATGCTTTACATATCTCCTGAATCGTTAAGATCGCCCACCATATACCGTTTGTTGTTAAGCCGCAAGATAGCGCGGTTCGTGATAGACGAGGCCCACTGTTTTTCATCATGGGGACAGGATTTCAGGGTGGATTATCTTTACATCGGCGAGATGATCAAACTGATTCGCGAGTCCAAACAGCTGACTTATCCCATACCGGTATCCTGCTTTACAGCTACGGCCAAACCACAGGTTATTGAAGACATTTGTAAATACTTTGAAGACAAACTGGATTTGAGCTTAGATCGATTTACGTCTTCCGCGTCGCGTACCAATCTGCACTATAAAGTCTTAGCTAAAGGTAGCGACGAAGAAAAATATCAGGCGACGCGCGAACTGATAGAGGAACAGGACAGGCCCGCCATCGTTTATGTGTCGCGTACCAAACGGGCCGAAAACCTGGCAAAACGGTTGACGGCCGATGGTTTGAACGCCAGGGCATTCCACGGCAAATTGGATGCCGCGGAAAAGGTAGCCAATCAAGATGCATTTCTTTCGGGGAGAGTAGGTATTATCGTGGCTACATCTGCTTTTGGGATGGGCGTGGACAAAAAGGATGTGGGTATTGTCATCCATCATGATATTTCGGACTCGCTCGAAAACTATGTACAAGAAGCTGGACGCGCCGGACGTGATGAAAATATTGAGGCTGATTGCTATGTGCTTTTTAATGAAGAAGACCTGAGCAAACATTTCATCATGCTTAGTCAAACCAAGATATCTATCAAGGAAATACAGCAAATATGGAGGACCATCAAAAGTCTTACCCGTTTTCGGGATAAAATGTCCAACTCAGCTTTAGAGATTGCACGAAAGGCAGGTTGGGATGACAGTGTGGACAATATGGAAACAAGGGTAACAACCGCCATCGCCGCACTTGAAGATGCCGGCTACCTTAAGCGTGGGCAGAATCAGCCGCGTGTTTTTGCCAATAGCATCCAGTCGAAAAATGCGCAAGAAGCAATTGACAAGATTATGCGATCTGAACGCTTCTCTGAAAAACAAAAGGGGATGGCGGTCAGAATCATTAAAAAGCTCTTTTCGAGCAAAAGCAAACGGCTATCAAGTGATGAGGCTGCCGAATCGCGCGTCGATTATATCAGCGATCACTTAGGCATGGCACGGGATGACGTGATCAGAATTGTCAATTTATTGCGTGAAGAACGAATATTGGCCGATGGGTTTGACCTAACCGCCTTTATAAAACGTGGCGAAGCTAAAACCAGTTCATTGAAGGCGGTCAACTCATTTGGTGCGATAGAGCGTTGCCTGTTGAACTTTATTGATGAATATGACAGAGTGTTTAACCTGAAAGAGTTGAATGAAAGTTTAGAGGCAGCCGGGTGCAGCGATGTATCGCCAAACAGAATCAAAACGATCATCAACTTTTGGGCTATCAAAAACTGGATAGACCGCACCAATTCCAACCGTTCTAAAGACTATTTTAAGGCCAAGGCTAAACAACCTGCCGACTTGACAAAAGAACGATTCGAAAACCGACACACACTGTCTGTTTTTATTGTCGAGTTTTTGTATAAAAAGGCGAACACCATTAAGACCGATGAACCTACAAGGAAGAAATACTGA
- a CDS encoding LOG family protein: MTGEEKLRRAFDNKNWQEIKVSDSWQIFKIMAEFVDGFEKLAKIGPCVSIFGSARTKTDHPYYQMAEDIARMLTERGYGVISGGGPGIMEAANKGAYEAGGKSVGLNIELPFEQFHNKYIDRDKLLEFDYFFVRKVMFMKYSQGFIVLPGGFGTMDEAFEAMTLIQTGKIARFPIVFVGTDYWGGLFDWVTKNMLEKEHNIHPDDLNLYRLVDTAEEATEHIFRFYNKYVLKPNF; this comes from the coding sequence ATGACAGGAGAAGAAAAATTAAGAAGAGCATTTGATAACAAAAACTGGCAGGAAATAAAGGTTAGCGACTCGTGGCAGATATTTAAAATAATGGCTGAGTTTGTAGATGGGTTTGAAAAGCTGGCTAAAATTGGCCCATGTGTTTCCATATTTGGTTCGGCACGTACAAAAACAGATCATCCTTATTATCAAATGGCCGAAGATATAGCACGTATGCTAACCGAACGCGGTTACGGTGTTATATCGGGCGGCGGGCCCGGTATTATGGAAGCTGCAAATAAAGGCGCTTACGAGGCCGGTGGTAAATCAGTAGGTTTAAATATAGAACTACCTTTTGAGCAATTTCATAATAAATATATTGACCGCGATAAGCTGTTAGAGTTTGATTACTTCTTTGTGCGCAAAGTAATGTTCATGAAGTACTCGCAGGGATTTATTGTACTGCCCGGCGGTTTTGGCACTATGGATGAAGCTTTTGAAGCCATGACGCTGATACAAACAGGCAAGATAGCCCGCTTCCCGATTGTATTTGTTGGTACCGACTACTGGGGAGGCTTGTTTGATTGGGTAACCAAAAATATGTTAGAGAAAGAGCACAACATTCATCCGGATGACTTGAACTTATACCGTTTGGTAGATACGGCTGAAGAAGCAACAGAACACATTTTCCGTTTCTACAACAAGTATGTATTGAAGCCAAACTTCTAA
- a CDS encoding DUF502 domain-containing protein, whose protein sequence is MKKVLGALLNYFLKGVIVVVPIGAAIFLIYWAVSTIDNALNISEVILADSKTGKPIHIPGLGILNVFVLIMIAGVLVTNVVTDPIKKWFHRWINKLPLFKFLYSSIKDLTVAFVGDEKKFSEAVIIEVNEFGLKKIGFLVQKDLTKLGLPGEVAVYLPMSYSFAGQVVIVAADKVKPIDKNAADMMKFVISGGVSGLE, encoded by the coding sequence ATGAAGAAGGTTCTTGGTGCGCTGTTAAATTATTTTCTGAAAGGCGTTATCGTAGTTGTACCCATTGGTGCAGCTATTTTTCTCATTTACTGGGCCGTTTCTACTATTGATAACGCCCTTAATATTAGTGAAGTAATTCTCGCCGACAGCAAAACCGGTAAGCCTATACATATTCCGGGGCTGGGTATCCTGAACGTTTTTGTGCTGATCATGATAGCTGGCGTGCTGGTTACCAATGTGGTTACTGATCCTATTAAAAAATGGTTTCACCGTTGGATCAATAAGTTGCCGCTGTTTAAATTTCTATATTCTTCCATAAAAGATCTCACCGTTGCTTTTGTAGGCGATGAAAAAAAATTCAGTGAAGCGGTAATTATAGAGGTGAATGAATTTGGCTTGAAAAAGATCGGTTTTTTAGTTCAAAAAGATCTGACAAAACTTGGGCTGCCTGGCGAGGTAGCGGTATATCTTCCAATGTCGTACTCATTTGCGGGACAAGTGGTTATAGTAGCGGCAGACAAAGTAAAACCAATTGATAAAAACGCTGCGGATATGATGAAATTCGTTATTTCGGGAGGGGTAAGTGGTCTGGAGTAA
- a CDS encoding DUF2971 domain-containing protein → MPPTIQRVRDEKRVIIDSRDYPAELIRKFIPKKLYKYHTVTKYFLEGLTNNELWFSSPLDFNDPFDCKVNLKFGNDQKAVRKNFAKVFPAERFSEIVDIDNFYQKLLDKPEMFQYLLNETTKLAFGDQLGVCCFSENRDHILMWSHYAGNHAGVCLQFNGARRGLIHDNILPVNYYDKYPVIKLSNYKSDELKTFYFQAICSKSDHWDYEFEWRAVVVGGRKTYPYKPTDLTGIIFGVNTTKEDFSKIDTIIQTNKLDHVQYYQAEMSEKAYRLNIKKIDR, encoded by the coding sequence ATGCCTCCAACTATTCAGCGTGTCCGGGACGAAAAGCGTGTAATAATTGATTCCAGAGATTATCCAGCGGAATTAATTCGAAAGTTTATACCGAAGAAACTGTACAAGTACCATACTGTTACGAAATATTTTCTTGAAGGCTTGACTAACAATGAGCTTTGGTTTTCGTCACCATTGGATTTTAACGACCCCTTTGATTGTAAGGTGAACTTAAAATTCGGCAACGATCAGAAAGCTGTTAGAAAAAATTTTGCAAAGGTATTCCCAGCCGAACGCTTTAGTGAAATTGTTGATATTGACAACTTTTACCAAAAACTCCTCGACAAGCCGGAGATGTTTCAATACCTACTAAATGAGACAACTAAACTGGCATTTGGCGACCAACTCGGTGTTTGTTGTTTTTCCGAGAACCGGGACCACATTCTCATGTGGTCGCATTATGCGGGAAATCATGCTGGTGTGTGTTTACAGTTTAATGGCGCGAGACGCGGCCTTATACATGACAATATTTTACCTGTCAATTATTACGATAAGTACCCCGTGATCAAACTTTCTAATTATAAAAGTGATGAACTTAAAACTTTCTATTTCCAAGCTATTTGCTCCAAATCTGATCATTGGGACTACGAATTTGAATGGCGCGCGGTTGTAGTAGGAGGCCGGAAAACTTATCCATATAAACCAACTGATCTAACAGGAATTATTTTTGGAGTAAATACAACCAAAGAGGATTTCAGCAAGATTGATACCATCATTCAAACGAATAAGTTGGATCATGTTCAATATTACCAAGCAGAAATGAGCGAGAAAGCTTACAGATTGAACATAAAAAAAATCGACAGATAG